A DNA window from Clavibacter sepedonicus contains the following coding sequences:
- a CDS encoding Mrp/NBP35 family ATP-binding protein, which produces MAAEVPGAEALTTEAIRRALARVVDPEIRHPIIELDMVSNVRVEDGGVAHVDIALTIVGCPAATSIERDVRETVEAVPGVARLELTVGVMSPERRRALTERLRGPAAQRGVPFGPDSLTRVYAVTSGKGGVGKSTLTANLAVALAAKGLAVGLVDADVHGFSIPGILGLVDADGRTAQPTRVGDMILPPVAHGVKVISIGMFLDPDATGGTAVSWRGPMLHRTIQQFLTDVFFGDLDVLLLDLPPGTGDVAITVGQLLPHAEVLVVTTPQPAAADVAERSGLVARQTGQRVAGVVENMAGFAQADGSVLELFGAGGGEEVARRLSAGQEASVPLLASVPLSMALRQGGDTGAPLVLAAPTDPAAVQILRVADHLATRGRGLAGRRLGLSVS; this is translated from the coding sequence ATGGCCGCTGAGGTCCCCGGGGCGGAGGCGCTGACGACGGAGGCGATCCGGCGGGCGCTCGCCCGCGTGGTGGATCCCGAGATCCGCCACCCCATCATCGAGCTCGACATGGTCTCCAACGTCCGCGTCGAGGACGGCGGCGTGGCCCACGTGGACATCGCCCTGACGATCGTGGGCTGCCCGGCTGCGACCTCCATCGAGCGCGACGTGCGCGAGACGGTCGAGGCCGTGCCCGGGGTCGCGCGCCTCGAGCTCACGGTCGGCGTCATGAGCCCGGAGCGGCGCCGCGCGCTCACCGAGCGCCTCCGCGGGCCGGCTGCCCAGCGCGGCGTCCCGTTCGGCCCGGACAGCCTCACGCGCGTCTACGCGGTGACGAGCGGCAAGGGCGGCGTCGGCAAGTCCACGCTCACCGCCAACCTCGCGGTCGCGCTCGCGGCGAAGGGCCTCGCGGTGGGCCTCGTCGACGCGGACGTGCACGGCTTCTCGATCCCGGGGATCCTCGGCCTGGTCGACGCGGACGGACGCACGGCCCAGCCCACGCGCGTCGGCGACATGATCCTGCCGCCCGTCGCCCACGGCGTGAAGGTCATCTCGATCGGCATGTTCCTCGATCCCGACGCCACCGGCGGCACGGCCGTCTCCTGGCGCGGGCCGATGCTGCACCGCACGATCCAGCAGTTCCTCACCGACGTCTTCTTCGGCGACCTCGACGTGCTCCTGCTCGACCTGCCGCCCGGCACCGGGGACGTCGCCATCACGGTGGGCCAGCTCCTGCCGCACGCGGAGGTGCTCGTCGTCACCACGCCGCAGCCCGCGGCGGCCGACGTGGCCGAGCGCAGCGGCCTGGTCGCCCGGCAGACCGGCCAGCGCGTGGCCGGCGTGGTCGAGAACATGGCCGGGTTCGCCCAGGCCGACGGATCCGTGCTCGAGCTCTTCGGCGCGGGCGGCGGCGAGGAGGTCGCGCGCCGGCTCTCCGCCGGGCAGGAGGCGAGCGTGCCGCTCCTCGCGAGCGTGCCGCTCAGCATGGCGCTGCGCCAGGGCGGCGACACGGGCGCGCCGCTCGTGCTGGCCGCGCCGACGGATCCCGCCGCGGTGCAGATCCTCCGCGTCGCGGACCACCTCGCCACGCGCGGCCGCGGCCTCGCGGGCCGACGGCTCGGCCTGTCCGTCTCCTAG
- a CDS encoding Sec-independent protein translocase family protein — translation MFGLTFEKLMLIGIIAVFLLGPERLPIYTQKLADLVKAARRMATGARERMRDELGPEFDEVDWKKLDPRQYDPRRIIKEALFEDEPVVTKPRVPVETTIARRQRLEREAAAASAQPAPFDAEAT, via the coding sequence ATGTTCGGCCTGACGTTCGAGAAGCTGATGCTCATCGGCATCATCGCCGTGTTCCTGCTCGGCCCCGAGCGGCTGCCGATCTACACCCAGAAGCTCGCGGACCTGGTGAAGGCCGCGCGGCGCATGGCCACCGGCGCCCGGGAGCGCATGCGCGACGAGCTCGGCCCGGAGTTCGACGAGGTCGACTGGAAGAAGCTCGACCCTCGCCAGTACGACCCGCGCCGCATCATCAAGGAGGCGCTGTTCGAGGACGAGCCCGTCGTCACGAAGCCGCGCGTCCCCGTCGAGACCACCATCGCGCGCCGCCAGCGCCTGGAGCGCGAGGCGGCCGCCGCGTCGGCCCAGCCGGCCCCGTTCGACGCCGAGGCGACCTGA
- a CDS encoding O-methyltransferase, producing the protein MSDQETGWKFAEDVVVEDEHIALARQHSRELGIEAVSPAVGAQLSLLAAATRATSVIEIGTGAGVSGLCIFRGAPRAVLTSIDVEFDHQQAAREILADAEVPANRVRLITGRALDVLPRMSDASYDLVLVDADPGQVIEYVEHGLRLARTGGLVLVPHALWRGRVQNPAARDAQTAAFRTLVQETAGSGAVVASLSPAGDGLLQIAKTGR; encoded by the coding sequence GTGTCCGACCAGGAGACCGGGTGGAAGTTCGCCGAGGACGTCGTCGTCGAGGACGAGCACATCGCCCTGGCGCGCCAGCACTCCCGTGAGCTCGGCATCGAGGCCGTCTCCCCCGCCGTCGGCGCGCAGCTCTCGCTCCTCGCCGCGGCCACGCGCGCCACCAGCGTCATCGAGATCGGCACCGGTGCCGGCGTCTCCGGCCTCTGCATCTTCCGCGGCGCACCGCGAGCGGTGCTCACCAGCATCGACGTCGAGTTCGACCACCAGCAGGCCGCGCGCGAGATCCTCGCGGACGCCGAGGTGCCCGCCAACCGCGTGCGCCTCATCACGGGCCGGGCGCTCGACGTGCTGCCGCGCATGAGCGACGCGAGCTACGACCTCGTGCTCGTGGACGCGGATCCGGGTCAGGTCATCGAGTACGTCGAGCACGGGCTGCGCCTCGCGCGCACGGGCGGGCTCGTGCTCGTGCCCCACGCCCTCTGGCGCGGCCGCGTGCAGAACCCGGCGGCGCGCGACGCCCAGACCGCGGCGTTCCGCACGCTCGTGCAGGAGACGGCGGGCTCGGGCGCGGTGGTCGCGTCGCTCTCGCCCGCGGGCGACGGCCTGCTGCAGATCGCCAAGACCGGGCGCTGA
- a CDS encoding general stress protein — MTNPLLGRPSRANMPKLPKGEPVATYETYDEAQKAVVTLAEADFPVTQVSIVGNELTSVERVTGKLTSARAAVAGAASGAWLGLFLGLVTFLFSPVPNISFVVGAVIIGVGFGAIYGIVSYSITRRRRDFTSVMQVTATSYSVVVDPDSLHRARNVLGIGGVGTSVYGEPVVTPPAAPPVSRPVGPYGERVPEAGGSDAPEPTAPPTSTDRPVGEQGATGA, encoded by the coding sequence GTGACCAACCCCCTCCTCGGACGCCCGTCCCGTGCCAACATGCCGAAGCTGCCGAAGGGGGAGCCCGTCGCCACGTACGAGACCTACGACGAGGCGCAGAAGGCGGTGGTCACCCTCGCCGAGGCGGACTTCCCGGTGACGCAGGTGAGCATCGTCGGCAACGAGCTGACGAGCGTCGAGCGCGTCACGGGCAAGCTCACCTCCGCCCGGGCCGCGGTCGCGGGAGCGGCGAGCGGCGCGTGGCTTGGACTCTTCCTCGGCCTCGTGACGTTCCTCTTCTCGCCCGTGCCGAACATCTCGTTCGTCGTCGGCGCCGTCATCATCGGCGTGGGGTTCGGCGCCATCTACGGGATCGTCAGCTACAGCATCACGCGCCGCCGCCGTGACTTCACGTCGGTGATGCAGGTCACCGCCACGAGCTACTCGGTGGTCGTGGATCCGGACTCGCTGCACCGCGCGCGGAACGTGCTCGGCATCGGGGGAGTCGGCACGTCGGTCTACGGCGAGCCCGTCGTCACGCCGCCGGCCGCGCCGCCCGTCTCGCGACCGGTAGGCCCGTACGGGGAGCGCGTGCCCGAGGCGGGCGGATCCGACGCCCCCGAGCCGACCGCGCCGCCGACGTCGACCGACCGGCCCGTGGGCGAGCAGGGCGCGACCGGGGCCTGA
- a CDS encoding PHP domain-containing protein translates to MPEEQQGPIDLHTHSSVSDGTETPVELAAQAAAQGLSAVALTDHDSTAGWADASDAALAHGITLVPGMEMSTQLEYASVHVLAYLFDPEDADLAAMTARVRSERMTRAEAMVGRISRDYDLTWADVLAQTTPGSTIGRPHIADALVARGHVPTRTAAFECILHWQGGYYRPHYAPDPILGVELITAAGGLAVLAHPGARGPERVLSDSRMTALVAAGLFGLEVRHRDNPPASRVRLTELAERFGLEVTGSSDYHGAGKPNRLAENTTEPAVLARIVERATGWAPVVPVPAV, encoded by the coding sequence ATGCCGGAGGAGCAGCAGGGTCCCATCGACCTGCACACGCACAGCTCCGTGTCGGACGGCACCGAGACCCCCGTCGAGCTCGCGGCGCAGGCCGCCGCGCAGGGCCTGTCCGCTGTGGCGCTCACCGACCATGACTCCACCGCGGGCTGGGCCGACGCCTCGGACGCAGCCCTCGCGCACGGCATCACGCTCGTCCCGGGCATGGAGATGAGCACGCAGCTCGAGTACGCGAGCGTGCACGTGCTCGCGTACCTCTTCGATCCCGAGGACGCCGACCTCGCCGCGATGACCGCGCGCGTCCGCTCCGAGCGCATGACCCGCGCCGAGGCCATGGTCGGCCGCATCTCCCGCGACTACGACCTCACCTGGGCGGACGTGCTCGCGCAGACCACGCCCGGGAGCACCATCGGCAGGCCCCACATCGCCGACGCGCTCGTCGCGCGCGGGCACGTGCCCACGCGCACGGCCGCGTTCGAGTGCATCCTGCACTGGCAGGGCGGCTACTACCGGCCGCACTACGCGCCGGACCCGATCCTCGGCGTCGAGCTGATCACGGCGGCGGGCGGCCTGGCCGTCCTGGCGCACCCGGGCGCCCGCGGGCCCGAGCGCGTGCTGTCGGACTCGCGCATGACCGCGCTCGTCGCGGCCGGGCTCTTCGGGCTCGAGGTGCGGCACCGGGACAACCCGCCCGCATCGCGCGTGCGCCTCACGGAGCTGGCGGAGCGGTTCGGGCTCGAGGTGACCGGATCCAGCGACTACCACGGTGCGGGCAAGCCCAACCGGCTCGCGGAGAACACCACGGAGCCCGCGGTGCTCGCGCGCATCGTCGAGCGCGCCACCGGCTGGGCACCCGTCGTGCCCGTGCCGGCCGTCTGA
- a CDS encoding IS481-like element IS1121 family transposase gives MSHGNARLTVHGRVLLVRRVVEDRRPVAHVARELGVSRQCAHRWVNRFRAEGLRGLTDRSSRPRSVPRRTSPERERAVLEARAQLRAGPARLAPVTGVPSRTISRILRRHGAPPLAWLDPVTGAVIRASRSTAHRYEHEHPGDLIHVDVKKLGRIPDGGGWRVHGRSEQVRGRGIGFDYVHAAVDDHTRLAYAEIHPDEKGATAAGFLTRAAAYFAGHGITRIERVITDNAFAYRHSTAFKNAVQDLGARQKFIRPHCPWQNGKVERFNRTLATEWAYRQPFTSNQHRADALDPFIEHYNTERIHSSHGLTPAARVSPTS, from the coding sequence ATGTCCCACGGTAATGCTCGTCTGACGGTTCACGGGAGGGTTCTCCTCGTGCGGCGGGTGGTGGAGGATCGTCGGCCGGTCGCGCACGTCGCGCGGGAGCTGGGGGTGTCGCGGCAGTGCGCGCATCGATGGGTGAACCGGTTCCGTGCCGAGGGGCTGCGAGGGCTGACGGATCGGTCATCGCGGCCCCGGTCAGTACCGAGGCGAACGAGCCCGGAGCGGGAACGGGCCGTGCTGGAAGCGCGGGCCCAGTTGCGGGCGGGTCCTGCGCGGCTGGCGCCGGTGACAGGTGTTCCATCCCGTACGATCTCCCGCATCCTGCGCCGGCACGGGGCGCCGCCGTTGGCATGGTTGGACCCCGTCACCGGGGCCGTGATCCGGGCATCCCGGTCAACGGCGCACCGGTATGAGCACGAGCATCCGGGTGATCTGATCCACGTGGACGTGAAGAAGCTCGGGAGGATCCCGGACGGAGGCGGCTGGCGGGTCCACGGGCGCAGCGAGCAGGTCCGCGGCCGCGGGATCGGGTTCGATTACGTCCATGCCGCGGTCGATGACCACACCCGTCTCGCCTACGCGGAGATCCATCCCGATGAGAAAGGCGCGACCGCGGCCGGGTTCCTGACCCGCGCAGCGGCGTACTTCGCCGGGCATGGGATCACCCGGATCGAGCGGGTCATCACGGACAACGCGTTCGCCTACCGGCACTCGACCGCGTTCAAGAACGCCGTCCAGGACCTGGGCGCGCGGCAGAAGTTCATCCGCCCGCACTGCCCCTGGCAGAACGGCAAGGTCGAGCGCTTCAACCGGACCCTCGCGACCGAGTGGGCCTACCGGCAACCCTTCACCAGCAACCAACACCGCGCCGACGCGCTTGACCCCTTCATCGAGCACTACAACACTGAACGAATCCACTCAAGCCACGGGCTCACGCCCGCGGCCCGAGTGTCACCAACGTCATGA
- a CDS encoding IS481 family transposase: MTHANAPFAPVGRVRLARLIVEDGWPVRRAAERFQCSPATASRWARRYRAGLPMTDRSSRPHRQPGRTSRRRERRIVALRFTRRWGPHRISYHLRIPRSTVERVLRRYRMPLLTHLDSATGLPVRRSPARRYEHSSPGDLVHVDIKKLGRIPDGGGHRVLGRAAGRRNTPRTGRGYAFLHHAVDDHSRLAYSEILTDERKETAAAFWARANAFFTTAGITVIRVLTDNGSCYRSHAFTEALGSITHKRTRPYRPQTNGKVERFNRTLATEWAYAHPYRTDEARAATYPAWLHHYNHHRPHTGIGGLTPAERVHNLTGNYS; this comes from the coding sequence GTGACTCACGCTAATGCCCCGTTCGCTCCCGTGGGCAGGGTTCGGCTTGCTCGGTTGATCGTTGAGGACGGGTGGCCGGTCCGGCGTGCGGCGGAGAGGTTCCAGTGCTCGCCGGCGACGGCGTCGAGATGGGCTCGCCGGTATCGGGCCGGGTTGCCGATGACAGATCGCTCATCCCGTCCGCACCGTCAGCCCGGGCGCACGAGTCGGCGTCGGGAGCGGCGGATCGTCGCGCTGAGATTCACTCGCCGGTGGGGCCCGCACCGCATCAGCTACCACCTGCGTATCCCCCGTTCCACGGTCGAGCGGGTCCTCCGTCGCTACCGGATGCCGTTGCTCACGCACCTGGATTCCGCGACGGGACTCCCCGTCCGACGCTCGCCCGCGCGACGTTACGAGCACTCCTCGCCGGGAGATCTGGTCCACGTCGACATCAAGAAGCTCGGCCGCATCCCGGACGGCGGCGGGCACCGAGTCCTCGGCAGAGCGGCCGGCCGGAGGAACACTCCCCGGACCGGGCGGGGGTACGCGTTCCTGCACCACGCCGTGGATGACCACTCCCGACTGGCGTACTCCGAGATCCTCACCGACGAGCGCAAGGAGACCGCTGCCGCGTTCTGGGCCCGCGCGAACGCGTTCTTCACCACCGCGGGCATCACCGTGATCCGTGTCCTGACGGACAACGGCTCCTGCTACCGCTCCCACGCCTTCACCGAGGCGCTCGGATCGATCACGCACAAACGCACCCGCCCCTACCGGCCCCAGACCAACGGGAAGGTCGAGCGCTTCAACCGCACCCTCGCCACGGAATGGGCCTACGCCCATCCCTATCGCACCGACGAGGCCCGCGCCGCGACCTACCCTGCCTGGCTGCATCACTACAACCACCACCGCCCCCACACCGGCATCGGCGGACTCACGCCCGCCGAACGCGTTCACAACCTCACTGGGAACTACAGCTAG
- a CDS encoding DUF1003 domain-containing protein: MARQSNRDVRLDAPKGLRTTVLPMRNRASRDRFGRFTESIARGMGTPWFLVGLTLFCVAWIGYNTYGPESARFDSAALGFTALTLILSLQASYAAPLILLAQNRQDDRDRVQIEQDRQRAERNVADVEYLAREVVSLRLQMKDVASKDFIRAELRQLLEELDRRDDPEADDAEGAGSRRTHGR, translated from the coding sequence GTGGCACGGCAGAGTAACCGCGACGTCCGCCTGGACGCGCCCAAGGGCCTCCGCACGACGGTCCTCCCGATGCGCAACCGCGCGAGCCGCGACCGGTTCGGCCGCTTCACCGAGTCCATCGCCCGCGGCATGGGCACGCCGTGGTTCCTGGTGGGCCTCACGCTCTTCTGCGTGGCGTGGATCGGCTACAACACCTACGGGCCGGAATCCGCGCGCTTCGACTCGGCGGCGCTCGGCTTCACGGCGCTCACGCTGATCCTGTCGCTGCAGGCCTCGTACGCGGCACCGCTCATCCTGCTGGCGCAGAACCGGCAGGACGACCGCGACCGCGTGCAGATCGAGCAGGACCGCCAGCGGGCCGAGCGCAACGTGGCCGACGTCGAGTACCTCGCCCGCGAGGTCGTGTCGCTCCGCCTGCAGATGAAGGACGTCGCCTCGAAGGACTTCATCCGCGCGGAGCTGCGCCAGCTCCTCGAGGAGCTCGACCGGCGCGACGACCCCGAGGCGGACGACGCGGAGGGCGCGGGCAGCCGACGCACGCATGGCCGCTGA
- a CDS encoding LysR family transcriptional regulator: MDIRRLELLRELADRGSVGAVARAAGRTPSAVSQQLKVLEREAGVPLTERSGRGIVLTDAGRALARTATDIAVAVARAEALWEDFRHQPSGEVTLATFPTAAQMLLPGLLDRVAGIPDLTLRASDRDPASRAFADLTADFDVVIAHSLAGAGTWRGLGLVIVPLMVEPLDVAMPADHRLAARASVSPADLSGEPWIGVPQGLPFDRILLDIEQAVGAPARVVQRFSDTRITESLVASGHGIALLPRYTAGSYEGVVVKRLSGVASKRHLHVLLRPDRAERPSVRAVVDALREEAKAVDARFSGNG, encoded by the coding sequence ATGGACATCCGCCGCCTCGAGCTCCTCCGCGAGCTCGCCGACCGCGGCAGCGTGGGAGCCGTCGCGCGCGCGGCGGGGCGCACCCCGTCCGCGGTCTCGCAGCAGCTCAAGGTGCTCGAGCGCGAGGCCGGCGTGCCGCTCACCGAGCGCTCGGGCCGCGGGATCGTGCTGACCGACGCCGGCCGGGCCCTCGCCCGCACGGCGACCGACATCGCCGTCGCCGTGGCGCGCGCAGAGGCCCTCTGGGAGGACTTCCGGCACCAGCCGTCCGGCGAGGTGACGCTCGCGACCTTCCCCACCGCGGCGCAGATGCTGCTGCCCGGCCTCCTCGACCGCGTCGCCGGGATCCCGGACCTCACGCTGCGGGCCAGCGACCGGGATCCGGCGTCCCGCGCCTTCGCCGACCTCACGGCCGACTTCGACGTGGTCATCGCCCACTCGCTCGCCGGCGCGGGCACCTGGCGCGGTCTCGGCCTCGTCATCGTGCCGCTCATGGTGGAGCCGCTCGACGTCGCGATGCCCGCGGACCACCGCCTCGCCGCCCGGGCGTCGGTGAGCCCGGCGGACCTCAGCGGAGAGCCGTGGATCGGCGTGCCGCAGGGCCTCCCCTTCGACCGGATCCTCCTCGACATCGAGCAGGCCGTCGGCGCACCCGCGCGCGTGGTGCAGCGGTTCAGCGACACCCGGATCACGGAGTCGCTCGTGGCGTCCGGGCACGGGATCGCGCTGCTGCCGCGGTACACCGCCGGCTCGTACGAGGGCGTGGTGGTCAAGCGGCTGTCGGGCGTGGCGTCGAAGCGGCACCTGCACGTGCTGCTGCGTCCGGACCGCGCCGAGCGGCCCTCGGTGCGCGCCGTCGTGGACGCCCTCCGCGAGGAGGCGAAGGCGGTGGACGCGCGCTTCAGCGGGAACGGCTGA
- a CDS encoding endonuclease/exonuclease/phosphatase family protein: MDNWRADLAWLGQRCDEGNVIIAGDFNATLDHMSRYGGTPTERGQVTDLGQCVDAARASGNGAVGTWPTGVPALLGTPIDHIMATPGWAVTGLRVVEDRDGAGSDHRPVIAQLTPLR; this comes from the coding sequence ATGGACAACTGGCGCGCCGACCTCGCCTGGCTCGGCCAGCGCTGCGACGAGGGCAACGTGATCATCGCGGGCGACTTCAACGCGACGCTCGACCACATGAGCCGCTACGGCGGCACCCCCACCGAGCGCGGCCAGGTCACCGACCTCGGGCAGTGCGTGGACGCCGCGCGCGCCTCGGGCAACGGCGCCGTCGGCACCTGGCCCACGGGGGTCCCCGCGCTGCTCGGCACGCCGATCGACCACATCATGGCCACGCCCGGCTGGGCGGTCACGGGCTTGCGCGTCGTCGAGGACCGCGACGGCGCCGGCAGCGACCACCGGCCGGTGATCGCGCAGCTGACGCCGCTCCGCTGA
- a CDS encoding aminopeptidase P family protein, which produces MAENTDTASEIAPAEIAADPAAPLATTETAAPVVSAPGSGDAPVPRATSNRSTTPASTAFSDFVSTNWAEREEVDPPAREQAPFAADRRRRLSALHVGTRLVIPAGRLKQRSNDTDYPFRAHSAFAHLTGWGADSEPGAVLVLEPVAEGSAADGSAHDATLYFRERAGRDSDEFYANAEIGEFWIGPRPSLRQVAADLGIATAPLADVDAAIAAAGPVRVIREADPALAARVDEARAGASSGSDGDASDPADGDALLARDTSELRLIKDEYEIRQMREAVDTTGRGFSDVIADMPAVLAHARGERVVEGVFNARARADGNAVGYDTIAASGPHACILHWTRNDGRVVPGDLILIDAGVELDSLYTADITRTLPVSGTFTDVQREVYEAVREAADAALAIVRPGIRFREVHAAAMEVIARKAADWGMLPVTAEEALEADNQHHRRYMVHGTSHHLGLDVHDCAQARRDMYIDGIVEAGMVFTIEPGLYFQPDDLTVPERFRGIGVRIEDDILVTRDGAENLSAGIPRTADEVEAWMAGRA; this is translated from the coding sequence ATGGCCGAGAACACCGACACCGCGTCCGAGATCGCCCCCGCCGAGATCGCCGCCGATCCGGCAGCGCCCCTGGCGACGACCGAGACCGCGGCCCCCGTGGTCTCCGCTCCCGGATCCGGCGACGCGCCCGTCCCCCGCGCCACCTCCAACCGCAGCACCACTCCCGCGAGCACGGCCTTCAGCGACTTCGTGTCCACGAACTGGGCCGAGCGCGAGGAGGTCGACCCGCCGGCCCGCGAGCAGGCGCCCTTCGCCGCCGACCGCCGCCGCCGCCTCTCCGCCCTCCACGTCGGCACGCGCCTCGTGATCCCCGCCGGCCGCCTCAAGCAGCGCAGCAACGACACCGACTACCCGTTCCGCGCCCACTCGGCGTTCGCGCACCTGACCGGCTGGGGCGCCGACAGCGAGCCCGGCGCCGTGCTCGTCCTCGAGCCCGTGGCCGAGGGATCCGCCGCCGACGGATCCGCGCACGACGCCACCCTCTACTTCCGCGAGCGCGCCGGCCGCGACAGCGACGAGTTCTACGCCAACGCCGAGATCGGCGAGTTCTGGATCGGCCCGCGCCCCTCGCTCCGCCAGGTCGCGGCCGACCTGGGGATCGCGACCGCGCCCCTCGCCGACGTCGACGCCGCCATCGCCGCAGCAGGTCCCGTGCGCGTGATCCGCGAGGCCGACCCGGCCCTCGCCGCACGCGTCGACGAGGCCCGCGCGGGCGCCTCCTCCGGCTCCGACGGCGACGCGTCCGATCCCGCCGACGGCGACGCCCTCCTCGCCCGCGACACCTCCGAACTCCGCCTCATCAAGGACGAGTACGAGATCCGCCAGATGCGCGAGGCGGTCGACACCACCGGCCGCGGCTTCTCCGACGTGATCGCCGACATGCCGGCCGTCCTCGCGCACGCGCGCGGCGAGCGCGTCGTCGAGGGCGTCTTCAACGCGCGCGCCCGCGCCGACGGGAACGCGGTCGGCTACGACACCATCGCCGCCTCCGGCCCGCACGCCTGCATCCTGCACTGGACCCGCAACGACGGCCGCGTGGTGCCCGGCGACCTGATCCTCATCGACGCGGGCGTCGAGCTCGACAGCCTCTACACCGCCGACATCACCCGCACGCTCCCCGTCTCGGGCACGTTCACCGACGTGCAGCGCGAGGTCTACGAGGCCGTGCGCGAGGCCGCCGACGCCGCGCTGGCGATCGTGCGCCCCGGCATCCGCTTCCGCGAGGTGCACGCCGCCGCGATGGAGGTCATCGCGCGGAAGGCCGCCGACTGGGGCATGCTCCCCGTCACCGCGGAGGAGGCGCTCGAGGCCGACAACCAGCACCACCGCCGCTACATGGTCCACGGCACGAGCCACCACCTCGGCCTCGACGTGCACGACTGCGCGCAGGCCCGCCGCGACATGTACATCGACGGGATCGTCGAGGCCGGCATGGTCTTCACGATCGAGCCGGGCCTGTACTTCCAGCCCGACGACCTCACGGTGCCGGAGCGCTTCCGCGGCATCGGGGTGCGCATCGAGGACGACATCCTCGTCACGCGCGACGGGGCCGAGAACCTGTCGGCGGGCATCCCCCGCACGGCCGACGAGGTCGAGGCGTGGATGGCCGGACGGGCCTAG
- a CDS encoding magnesium transporter MgtE N-terminal domain-containing protein: protein MSASRVFVARLAGCSVFDPAGDRVGRVRDVLVVYRKDDPPRVVGLIVEIPGKRRVFLSIGRVTSIGSGQIITTGLINLRRFEQRGGEVRVIAEILGRRVSMRDGSGTAVIEDVAIEESGQAEWEVSQLFCRRPRTSPSPFAKGATIFATWEEVAELQDDGVAQSASQFLAAYSDLLPADLANTLLDLPQARRLEVAEELPDARLADVLEEMPESQQVEIMATLDDDRAADVLDQMQPDDAADLIAQLSEERGEALLELMQPEEADDVRMLLSYAPDTAGGLMTTDPVIVSGDATVAEGLALIRRHELAPTLGAAVCVTLPPYEPPTGRFLGMVHFQRMLRYPPHERLGTLLDQGLEPVRADTSAAEVSRIMASYNLVSVPVVDENHRLVGVVTIDDVLDHLLPDDWRSADAERETRKRATARFHGTATAAIPTAGPARGRRIPRGTAE from the coding sequence GTGAGCGCCTCCCGAGTCTTCGTCGCCCGGCTCGCCGGGTGCAGCGTGTTCGACCCCGCAGGAGACCGCGTCGGACGCGTCCGCGACGTGCTCGTCGTCTACCGCAAGGACGATCCGCCGCGCGTCGTCGGCCTCATCGTCGAGATCCCCGGCAAGCGCCGCGTGTTCCTCTCCATCGGCCGCGTCACGAGCATCGGGTCGGGTCAGATCATCACCACCGGCCTCATCAACCTGCGCCGCTTCGAGCAACGCGGCGGCGAGGTGCGCGTCATCGCCGAGATCCTCGGTCGGCGCGTGAGCATGCGCGACGGATCCGGCACCGCCGTCATCGAGGACGTCGCGATCGAGGAGTCCGGCCAGGCCGAGTGGGAGGTCTCGCAGCTCTTCTGCCGCCGCCCGCGCACGAGCCCCTCCCCCTTCGCCAAGGGCGCGACCATCTTCGCCACGTGGGAGGAGGTCGCCGAGCTCCAGGACGACGGCGTCGCCCAGTCCGCCTCCCAGTTCCTCGCCGCCTACTCCGACCTGCTGCCCGCCGACCTCGCCAACACCCTGCTCGACCTGCCGCAGGCGCGCCGCCTGGAGGTCGCCGAGGAGCTGCCGGACGCCCGCCTCGCCGACGTGCTCGAGGAGATGCCGGAGTCGCAGCAGGTGGAGATCATGGCCACGCTCGACGACGACCGCGCGGCCGACGTGCTCGACCAGATGCAGCCGGACGACGCGGCCGACCTCATCGCGCAGCTCTCCGAGGAGCGCGGGGAGGCCCTGCTCGAGCTCATGCAGCCGGAGGAGGCCGACGACGTCCGCATGCTCCTCAGCTACGCGCCGGACACCGCGGGCGGCCTCATGACGACGGACCCCGTCATCGTCTCGGGCGATGCCACCGTCGCGGAGGGCCTCGCGCTCATCCGCCGCCACGAGCTCGCGCCCACGCTCGGCGCCGCGGTGTGCGTCACGCTGCCCCCGTACGAGCCGCCCACCGGCCGCTTCCTGGGCATGGTGCACTTCCAGCGGATGCTGCGCTACCCGCCGCACGAGCGCCTCGGGACGCTGCTCGACCAGGGCCTGGAACCCGTGCGCGCGGACACGAGCGCGGCCGAGGTGTCGCGCATCATGGCGAGCTACAACCTCGTCTCGGTGCCCGTGGTGGACGAGAACCACCGGCTGGTCGGCGTGGTCACCATCGACGACGTGCTCGACCACCTGCTGCCGGACGACTGGCGCAGCGCCGACGCGGAGCGCGAGACCCGCAAGCGCGCGACCGCCCGCTTCCACGGCACGGCCACGGCCGCCATCCCCACCGCAGGACCCGCACGAGGACGGAGGATCCCCCGTGGCACGGCAGAGTAA